A stretch of Gouania willdenowi chromosome 21, fGouWil2.1, whole genome shotgun sequence DNA encodes these proteins:
- the cyb5d1 gene encoding cytochrome b5 domain-containing protein 1 encodes MERFFTPSEVAAHNIAEDLWVSFLGKVLDLSPIMEKHKGDALLLPILERAGGDISNWFDPNTEDLLTCVDPITCLIRYHTPRGRVLHTPPSGPRSDWAVVDGAPWWRDSSLQVGRVTERSRWVRIINTLTSEEQLLQVCSEDTLARILQRYLFYNRHADSYTWKHGGRPLDMSRTLSENGIHDNTSELDQLSLDRDLFIPDLLLHYNDDLTEA; translated from the coding sequence aTGGAGCGGTTCTTCACCCCCTCTGAGGTCGCTGCTCACAACATAGCAGAAGATCTTTGGGTCTCATTCCTGGGAAAAGTTTTAGACCTGAGCCCGATCATGGAGAAACACAAAGGTGATGCCCTCCTCCTTCCTATCCTGGAACGCGCTGGTGGTGACATTAGCAACTGGTTCGACCCAAACACCGAAGACCTGCTGACCTGTGTGGACCCGATCACCTGCTTGATCAGGTATCACACCCCCAGGGGCCGCGTGCTGCACACGCCGCCCTCAGGGCCGCGCTCTGATTGGGCGGTGGTGGACGGCGCCCCCTGGTGGAGGGACAGCAGCCTGCAGGTGGGACGAGTGACGGAGAGGTCGAGATGGGTCAGGATCATCAACACCCTGACATCAGAGGAGCAGCTGCTGCAGGTGTGCTCAGAGGACACGTTAGCTCGGATCCTGCAGCGGTACCTGTTCTACAACAGACACGCTGACAGCTACACGTGGAAACATGGCGGCCGTCCTCTGGACATGAGCAGGACACTGAGTGAGAACGGTATCCATGACAACACGAGCGAGCTCGACCAGCTCAGCCTGGACCGAGACCTGTTCATCCCAGACCTGCTGCTGCACTACAACGACGACCTCACAGAGGCCTGA